One Desertibacillus haloalkaliphilus DNA window includes the following coding sequences:
- the yhfH gene encoding protein YhfH: MTPSTEFFRNLPPKTCTDCGSEIDEMHESYHNQCDKCLRHAD, encoded by the coding sequence ATGACACCGAGCACTGAATTTTTTAGAAACTTACCACCGAAAACATGTACAGATTGTGGATCAGAAATCGATGAGATGCATGAATCGTATCATAATCAATGTGATAAATGTTTACGACATGCAGATTAA
- a CDS encoding DUF3891 family protein, producing the protein MIVRDCSSHFLLVTQHEHAKVSGEIATVWDRTFFYGLNQWSSVMYAIEHHDASWLPLDDQPLWNEVKQAPYSFMDYPINEKLTAYKGGIDALERDDRYAALLCSCHYTSFFDDVKQLGGLSRQFLIHEQQRQQQLIRELKREREVDTKNFHFHFDLLQFCDNLSLYICLHEPGTKKENEVSWFRSGFPQQFSFFNQRRVVAHWLDTTEVSLSPFPLKDRLMVSIEGKEVNKEAIREVGLEQAYRDAPNRCLVVRLVPGDT; encoded by the coding sequence TTGATTGTAAGGGACTGTTCAAGTCATTTTTTATTAGTAACACAACATGAACATGCGAAGGTATCTGGTGAGATTGCGACTGTTTGGGACCGGACGTTTTTTTACGGATTGAACCAATGGTCTTCTGTGATGTATGCAATTGAACATCATGATGCAAGTTGGTTGCCACTTGATGATCAACCGCTTTGGAATGAGGTCAAACAGGCTCCATACTCGTTTATGGATTATCCAATAAATGAGAAGCTCACGGCGTATAAGGGAGGGATTGATGCTCTCGAACGAGATGACCGTTATGCCGCTTTACTTTGCAGTTGTCATTACACCTCCTTTTTTGACGATGTCAAACAACTTGGGGGTCTAAGTCGGCAATTCCTTATTCATGAGCAACAACGACAACAACAGTTAATTCGAGAATTGAAACGTGAGCGAGAGGTGGATACGAAGAATTTTCACTTCCACTTTGACCTTCTTCAGTTTTGTGATAACTTGTCCCTCTATATCTGTTTACATGAACCAGGGACGAAGAAGGAGAATGAAGTTTCATGGTTTCGTTCGGGGTTCCCACAACAGTTCTCTTTTTTTAATCAACGGCGCGTTGTTGCTCATTGGCTTGATACAACAGAAGTGTCTCTTTCTCCGTTCCCATTAAAAGACCGCCTCATGGTTTCAATAGAGGGAAAAGAGGTTAATAAAGAAGCAATACGAGAAGTAGGGTTAGAACAGGCGTATCGTGATGCTCCAAATCGCTGTTTGGTTGTTCGTTTAGTTCCCGGAGATACTTGA
- a CDS encoding HD domain-containing protein, translating to MDRSVVLSKARDFVQQELAGESSGHDWWHIYRVTNLAKRIAVQEGGDEFLCELTALLHDLADEKLYGDEQQGLARIRSWLTAQGVSGEDIDHILAIITAMSFKGGQNKQQLETIEGKVVQDADRLDAIGAIGIARTFAYGGAKGQLIYDPDLKSRSEMTYDQYREGKSTSVNHFYEKLFKLKDLMNTSYAKKLAEERHQVMEQFLAEFYREWDGDAEPLKTESTLIRKENR from the coding sequence ATGGATCGTTCCGTTGTTTTATCGAAGGCAAGGGATTTTGTGCAACAGGAATTAGCTGGGGAAAGCAGTGGGCATGATTGGTGGCATATTTATCGTGTCACGAACTTAGCGAAGCGGATAGCTGTTCAAGAAGGTGGAGATGAATTTCTTTGTGAACTAACAGCTCTGCTTCATGATCTTGCAGATGAAAAGCTATATGGTGATGAGCAGCAAGGTCTCGCACGAATTCGAAGTTGGTTAACAGCACAAGGAGTGAGTGGTGAAGATATTGATCATATTCTTGCAATCATTACTGCGATGTCGTTTAAAGGTGGGCAGAACAAGCAGCAGCTAGAGACAATCGAGGGTAAGGTCGTGCAAGATGCTGATCGGCTTGATGCTATCGGTGCGATTGGAATTGCTCGAACCTTTGCTTATGGCGGGGCAAAAGGGCAGTTAATTTATGATCCTGACCTAAAATCACGCAGTGAGATGACCTATGACCAGTATCGTGAGGGCAAGAGTACATCCGTCAATCATTTTTATGAAAAGCTATTTAAGTTAAAGGATTTGATGAATACTAGCTATGCAAAAAAGTTAGCAGAAGAACGTCATCAAGTGATGGAGCAATTTTTAGCTGAGTTCTACCGTGAATGGGATGGAGATGCTGAACCCTTAAAAACGGAAAGTACATTGATTAGAAAAGAGAATCGATAG